The following are from one region of the Acipenser ruthenus chromosome 19, fAciRut3.2 maternal haplotype, whole genome shotgun sequence genome:
- the LOC117424492 gene encoding nuclear factor of activated T-cells 5 isoform X1 has product MPSDFISLLSADLDIDSPKSLYSKESVYDLLPKELQLTSSTECSLVTMSQKSGGEASPPPLAPLAADATSTSSISMGGPRSSFTASSSPTIHSSTSVTDRTALRVDKCSPSEGVSSQGMTEVHCVETLTGGGGGGGGSGGGGAQQHQTTPSKRRTVLNISPPPEDLLDNSRMSCQDDGCPDSELSNSIWMEDSASNFSIVSSSSYNDNTEVPRKSRKRTPRQRPGPKPITVNGASLDVFDADSAKGPHFVLSQLGSDSKTCSKGGPAEGTQSSAQKGPTLSGQYPSKSEGKELKIVVQPETQHRARYLTEGSRGSVKDRTQQGFPTIKLEGVSETVVLQIFVGSDSGRIKPHGFYQACRVTGRNTTPCKEVDIEGTTVIEVCLEPANNMTLAVDCVGILKLRNADVEARIGVAGSKKKSTRARLVFRVSISRSDGSILTLQTPSSPILCTQPAGVPEILKKSLHSCSVMGGEEVFLIGKNFLKGTKVIFQENVSDENPWKGEAEIDMELFHQNHLIVKVPPYHNPKISSPVCVGIYVVTNAGRSHEVQPFTYTPEPANIVEVSVKKEVPSPAQSCSFEESTKGMKTQSCTMDKASLLPSALMTKNEEVTPMEVSSNQTATNVFKTSDVIGSAQQTLDMSLNISLSSIPFSNSVSHQLGEPEQHQQIQSTSFSNIEPLSTIQKQDIAPTSPLLQQVTQQYQRPDLLLDHRDALSQERVPDGESVMEMQQLGKTSQQQQQSIEQQQPIQQQTMQQQQPIQQQIMQQQQPIQQQTMQQQQSIQQQTMQQQQQQQSMQQQQQSMQQQQQSMQQQQQSMQQQHQSIQQQQQTIQQQTMQQQQQQTMQQQQTMQQQQQQTMQQQQQQSIQQQQQQQTMQQQQTMQQQQQQQQSIQQQTMQQQQSIQQHQQQSLQLSSDLFPADGVEQLERAVRQLQASFSRGSEASLVQQVLEVAVQQQQQQQQLNSVLFSPSSVPGSMQQQQQVQENMNNIFQQVNSSMFPSPDSTKNLENTGMQTSEGSLASQQQQQALENLSLQHQLQSDLFPSQVQGAMTGQIPMQCGLFQGGSVNENPQQQLTPQGLFQPQSAGAPSEDDGSQPKQMQTSVFQNMVQTQGQVGTLFQTPESMIHSGSQQQGSLFQQAEEMLSIQVPGFLQQPPSHPSPPQLFHSQSPMSDAQDPPTTLFQNQKHSPTQEQVQAAMFQSSLTVLTNSPLQPDQQQHGSGRFLSQNNVTTLQSGQIAQDSKQQQQQQQLAFLTSLQSSGSTEQQSVSVFQPQDKSSLLQESTPMDQQPQQDAVFQTMSSSANGLSPSQQGAFFQSQHSMGSSQEQQQQAGLLLFSGQNQMQQLNSSLPPQEPQNQAMFLTQSNLVSVSPQEQPQPMSFENQSSVAGGTPQNEQPQQALFHNPQQMQLVQGSSSASESHVTIFMPQASLPSLQGSVSQQELPQATIFSSQTSIPSPVQPQGVLFHTAATRTINQPGQPQQTSGLFLFGIQNADCGQLITSGGSTLSDQLIAISQSGQNQREKEASIQSLLTQTISEPGTIPNAMTASQNMEKIDDLLVSLQDQSNMTRSF; this is encoded by the exons ATGCCACTTCCACCTCTTCTATCTCCATGGGTGGTCCTCGCAGTTCTTTTACCGCATCTTCTAGCCCCACCATACACTCCTCTACCTCAGTCACTGATCGCACAGCTCTTCGAGTTGACAAATGCTCTCCGAGCGAGGGGGTAAGTAGCCAAGGGATGACTGAGGTCCACTGTGTAGAGACACTgactggtggtggtggtggtggtggcggcagTGGCGGAGGAGGAGCCCAGCAGCATCAGACGACTCCCTCCAAGAGGCGGACGGTCCTGAATATCTCCCCGCCCCCTGAGGACCTGCTGGATAACAGCCGGATGTCATGCCAGGATGATGGTTGTCCCGACTCGGAACTGAGCAACAGCATTTGGATGGAAGACTCGGCCTCCAACTTCAGCATTGTGAGCTCCAGCTCCTACAATGACAACACAGAGGTTCCACGCAAGTCTCGGAAACGTACGCCACGGCAGCGGCCCGGCCCGAAGCCCATTACAGTGAACGGGGCCAGCCTGGATGTGTTTGATGCAGACAGCGCAAAGGGACCTCACTTTGTTCTCTCACAGCTGGGATCTGACAGCAAGACTTGCTCCAAGGGAGG cCCTGCAGAGGGGACACAGTCGTCAGCACAGAAGGGTCCCACCCTGTCTGGCCAGTATCCCAGTAAAAGTGAGGGCAAAGAGCTGAAGATTGTAGTGCAGCCAGAGACGCAGCACAGGGCGAGATACCTCACTGAGGGCAGTCGGGGTTCTGTCAAGGACCGAACACAGCAAGGCTTTCCCACCATTAAA CTGGAAGGTGTAAGTGAGACTGTGGTGCTGCAGATTTTTGTGGGTAGCGACTCCGGCCGTATAAAGCCCCATGGCTTTtaccaggcctgcagagtgacTGGCCGCAATACAACACCTTGTAAGGAGGTAGACATTGAGGGCACAACAGTCATTGAGGTGTGCCTGGAGCCTGCTAACAACATGACTTTGGC TGTGGATTGCGTGGGGATTTTGAAGCTCCGGAATGCTGATGTTGAGGCTCGGATTGGAGTTGCTGGTTCCAAGAAGAAAAGCACACGAGCCAGACTGGTTTTCAGAGTCAGTATTAGTCGCTCTGACGGGTCCATACTAACATTGCAGACTCCGTCGTCTCCTATTCTGTGCA CTCAGCCCGCTGGCGTGCCTGAAATTCTGAAGAAAAGTCTTCACAGCTGCTCAGTGATGGGGGGAGAAGAGGTGTTTCTAATCGGAAAGAACTTTCTTAAAGGAACAAAAGTCATTTTCCAAGAAAATGTATCAG atGAAAATCCTTGGAAAGGGGAAGCAGAAATTGATATGGAGCTGTTTCATCAG AATCAtttaattgttaaagttcctCCATACCATAATCCAAAAATAAGTTCACCAGTTTGTGTTGGGATATATGTAGTAACAAATGCCGGGAGATCGCATGAAGTACAGCCTTTCACATACACTCCAGAACCAG CTAACATTGTGGAGGTCAGTGTGAAAAAAGAGGTGCCATCCCCAGCCCAGTCCTGCTCCTTCGAAGAATCAACtaaag GTATGAAAACCCAAAGCTGTACAATGGACAAGGCCAGCCTGCTTCCCAGTGCCTTGATGACCAAAAATGAAGAGGTCACCCCCATGGAGGTGTCATCCAACCAGACTGCAACAAACGTCTTCAAG ACTTCTGATGTTATTGGATCAGCACAGCAAACTTTGGACATGAGTTTGAACATATCCTTGAGCAGCATCCCTTTTTCCAACTCTGTGTCTCACCAGTTGGGGGAGCCAGAGCAGCACCAGCAGATCCAGTCCACAAGCTTTTCCAACATTGAGCCTCTGAGCACTATCCAGAAACAAGACATTGCGCCAACCAGCCCCCTGCTCCAGCAGGTCACCCAGCAATATCAGAGACCTGATCTCCTGCTGGATCACAGAGATGCTTTGTCCCAGGAGAGGGTGCCAGACGGAGAGAGCGTGATGGAAATGCAGCAGCTTGGCAAGACATCTCAACAACAACAGCAATCCATAGAGCAGCAACAGCCCATACAGCAACAAACCATGCAGCAGCAACAACCCATACAGCAACAAATCATGCAGCAGCAACAACCCATACAGCAACAAACCATGCAGCAGCAACAATCCATACAGCAACAaaccatgcagcagcagcagcagcaacaatccatgcagcagcagcaacaatccatgcagcagcagcaacaatccatgcagcagcagcaacaatccatgcagcagcagcatcaatccatacagcagcagcaacaaaccATACAGCAACAaaccatgcagcagcagcagcaacaaaccATGCAGCAGCAACAaaccatgcagcagcagcagcaacaaaccatgcagcagcagcagcaacaatccatacagcagcagcagcagcaacaaactATGCAGCAGCAACAaaccatgcagcagcagcagcagcagcaacaatcCATTCAGCAGCAAACCATGCAGCAGCAGCAATCTATACAGCAACACCAGCAGCAATCCCTGCAACTCTCGTCTGACCTCTTTCCAGCAGATGGGGTGGAGCAGCTGGAAAGAGCTGTGCGTCAGCTTCAGGCTAGTTTTTCTCGGGGTAGTGAAGCCAGTCTTGTACAGCAGGTCCTGGAGGTGGCCgtccagcaacagcagcaacaacagcagctgaACTCTGTTCTGTTCAGTCCCAGCTCCGTACCAGGGAgcatgcaacaacaacaacaagtgcAAGAGAACATGAACAACATCTTCCAGCAGGTTAATTCTTCCATGTTCCCATCTCCTGACTCCACCAAGAATCTGGAGAACACTGGGATGCAGACTTCTGAAGGGTCACTAGCTagccagcagcagcaacaggctCTGGAAAACTTAAGCCTCCAGCACCAGCTGCAGTCGGATCTTTTTCCCTCCCAGGTCCAGGGAGCTATGACTGGCCAGATACCCATGCAGTGTGGGTTGTTCCAGGGAGGCTCAGTGAATGAAAATCCGCAACAGCAGCTCACTCCACAGGGTTTGTTCCAGCCCCAAAGCGCAGGGGCTCCTAGTGAAGATGATGGGTCTCAGCCCAAGCAAATGCAGACCAGTGTATTTCAGAACATGGTGCAAACCCAGGGGCAGGTTGGGACCCTTTTTCAGACACCTGAGAGCATGATTCACAGTGGCTCCCAGCAGCAAGGGTCATTGTTCCAGCAAGCAGAGGAGATGCTTTCCATCCAGGTCCCTGGCTTTCTCCAACAGCCTCCCTCACACCCTTCTCCTCCTCAGCTGTTTCACTCCCAGAGCCCCATGAGCGATGCCCAAGACCCTCCGACAACCTTGTTTCAAAATCAGAAACACTCCCCAACTCAGGAGCAGGTTCAAGCTGCCATGTTTCAGAGCTCACTGACAGTGTTGACCAACTCCCCCCTACAACCAGACCAGCAACAGCATGGCTCGGGCCGCTTCCTGTCACAGAATAATGTGACCACACTGCAGTCTGGCCAGATCGCCCAAGAcagcaagcagcagcagcagcaacaacaacttGCTTTCTTGACCTCTCTCCAGAGTTCAGGCTCAACTGAGCAGCAGTCTGTATCTGTTTTCCAGCCCCAGGATAAGAGCTCCCTCCTGCAAGAGAGCACCCCCATGGATCAGCAGCCACAGCAAGATGCAGTGTTCCAAACCATGTCATCTTCAGCAAATGGGCTGTCGCCAAGCCAGCAGGGGGCATTCTTTCAGTCCCAGCATTCTATGGGCTCCTCTCAGGAGCAGCAGCAACAGGCAGGGCTTCTTCTCTTCAGCGGACAAAATCAGATGCAGCAGTTAAACAGCAGTCTCCCTCCCCAGGAGCCTCAGAACCAGGCCATGTTCTTGACCCAGTCCAACTTGGTGTCTGTCAGTCCACAGGAGCAGCCACAGCCGATGTCTTTCGAAAACCAGAGCTCGGTGGCAGGAGGGACGCCACAGAATGAGCAGCCTCAACAGGCCCTCTTCCACAACCCGCAGCAAATGCAGTTAGTGCAGGGTTCCAGCAGTGCCTCTGAGTCTCATGTAACCATCTTCATGCCTCAGGCCTCCCTACCTTCCCTTCAGGGTAGCGTGAGCCAACAGGAGCTGCCCCAAGCAACCATCTTCAGCTCGCAGACGAGCATCCCCTCCCCAGTTCAGCCACAGGGTGTGCTGTTTCACACAGCTGCAACCAGAACAATAAACCAGCCTGGCCAACCTCAGCAGACATCAGGTCTGTTCCTCTTTGGTATTCAGAATG CAGATTGCGGCCAGTTAATCACCTCAGGAGGTTCCACTTTGTCAGATCAATTAATTGCCATCAGTCAGTCGGGTCAGAATCAACGTGAGAAAGAGGCCAGCATCCAGTCTCTGTTAACACAGACAATATCAGAGCCAGGAACCATCCCCAATGCCATGACTGCCTCTCAGAACATGGAGAAGATTGATGACCTGCTGGTGAGCTTGCAGGACCAGAGCAACATGACCCGTTCCTTCTAG
- the LOC117424492 gene encoding nuclear factor of activated T-cells 5 isoform X3, translated as MGLLASVSGNAFIYSKIVHTADATSTSSISMGGPRSSFTASSSPTIHSSTSVTDRTALRVDKCSPSEGVSSQGMTEVHCVETLTGGGGGGGGSGGGGAQQHQTTPSKRRTVLNISPPPEDLLDNSRMSCQDDGCPDSELSNSIWMEDSASNFSIVSSSSYNDNTEVPRKSRKRTPRQRPGPKPITVNGASLDVFDADSAKGPHFVLSQLGSDSKTCSKGGPAEGTQSSAQKGPTLSGQYPSKSEGKELKIVVQPETQHRARYLTEGSRGSVKDRTQQGFPTIKLEGVSETVVLQIFVGSDSGRIKPHGFYQACRVTGRNTTPCKEVDIEGTTVIEVCLEPANNMTLAVDCVGILKLRNADVEARIGVAGSKKKSTRARLVFRVSISRSDGSILTLQTPSSPILCTQPAGVPEILKKSLHSCSVMGGEEVFLIGKNFLKGTKVIFQENVSDENPWKGEAEIDMELFHQNHLIVKVPPYHNPKISSPVCVGIYVVTNAGRSHEVQPFTYTPEPANIVEVSVKKEVPSPAQSCSFEESTKGMKTQSCTMDKASLLPSALMTKNEEVTPMEVSSNQTATNVFKTSDVIGSAQQTLDMSLNISLSSIPFSNSVSHQLGEPEQHQQIQSTSFSNIEPLSTIQKQDIAPTSPLLQQVTQQYQRPDLLLDHRDALSQERVPDGESVMEMQQLGKTSQQQQQSIEQQQPIQQQTMQQQQPIQQQIMQQQQPIQQQTMQQQQSIQQQTMQQQQQQQSMQQQQQSMQQQQQSMQQQQQSMQQQHQSIQQQQQTIQQQTMQQQQQQTMQQQQTMQQQQQQTMQQQQQQSIQQQQQQQTMQQQQTMQQQQQQQQSIQQQTMQQQQSIQQHQQQSLQLSSDLFPADGVEQLERAVRQLQASFSRGSEASLVQQVLEVAVQQQQQQQQLNSVLFSPSSVPGSMQQQQQVQENMNNIFQQVNSSMFPSPDSTKNLENTGMQTSEGSLASQQQQQALENLSLQHQLQSDLFPSQVQGAMTGQIPMQCGLFQGGSVNENPQQQLTPQGLFQPQSAGAPSEDDGSQPKQMQTSVFQNMVQTQGQVGTLFQTPESMIHSGSQQQGSLFQQAEEMLSIQVPGFLQQPPSHPSPPQLFHSQSPMSDAQDPPTTLFQNQKHSPTQEQVQAAMFQSSLTVLTNSPLQPDQQQHGSGRFLSQNNVTTLQSGQIAQDSKQQQQQQQLAFLTSLQSSGSTEQQSVSVFQPQDKSSLLQESTPMDQQPQQDAVFQTMSSSANGLSPSQQGAFFQSQHSMGSSQEQQQQAGLLLFSGQNQMQQLNSSLPPQEPQNQAMFLTQSNLVSVSPQEQPQPMSFENQSSVAGGTPQNEQPQQALFHNPQQMQLVQGSSSASESHVTIFMPQASLPSLQGSVSQQELPQATIFSSQTSIPSPVQPQGVLFHTAATRTINQPGQPQQTSGLFLFGIQNADCGQLITSGGSTLSDQLIAISQSGQNQREKEASIQSLLTQTISEPGTIPNAMTASQNMEKIDDLLVSLQDQSNMTRSF; from the exons ATGGGACTGCTAGCCAGTGTAAGTGGAAATGCCTTTATTTATTCTAAAATTGTGCACACTGCAGATGCCACTTCCACCTCTTCTATCTCCATGGGTGGTCCTCGCAGTTCTTTTACCGCATCTTCTAGCCCCACCATACACTCCTCTACCTCAGTCACTGATCGCACAGCTCTTCGAGTTGACAAATGCTCTCCGAGCGAGGGGGTAAGTAGCCAAGGGATGACTGAGGTCCACTGTGTAGAGACACTgactggtggtggtggtggtggtggcggcagTGGCGGAGGAGGAGCCCAGCAGCATCAGACGACTCCCTCCAAGAGGCGGACGGTCCTGAATATCTCCCCGCCCCCTGAGGACCTGCTGGATAACAGCCGGATGTCATGCCAGGATGATGGTTGTCCCGACTCGGAACTGAGCAACAGCATTTGGATGGAAGACTCGGCCTCCAACTTCAGCATTGTGAGCTCCAGCTCCTACAATGACAACACAGAGGTTCCACGCAAGTCTCGGAAACGTACGCCACGGCAGCGGCCCGGCCCGAAGCCCATTACAGTGAACGGGGCCAGCCTGGATGTGTTTGATGCAGACAGCGCAAAGGGACCTCACTTTGTTCTCTCACAGCTGGGATCTGACAGCAAGACTTGCTCCAAGGGAGG cCCTGCAGAGGGGACACAGTCGTCAGCACAGAAGGGTCCCACCCTGTCTGGCCAGTATCCCAGTAAAAGTGAGGGCAAAGAGCTGAAGATTGTAGTGCAGCCAGAGACGCAGCACAGGGCGAGATACCTCACTGAGGGCAGTCGGGGTTCTGTCAAGGACCGAACACAGCAAGGCTTTCCCACCATTAAA CTGGAAGGTGTAAGTGAGACTGTGGTGCTGCAGATTTTTGTGGGTAGCGACTCCGGCCGTATAAAGCCCCATGGCTTTtaccaggcctgcagagtgacTGGCCGCAATACAACACCTTGTAAGGAGGTAGACATTGAGGGCACAACAGTCATTGAGGTGTGCCTGGAGCCTGCTAACAACATGACTTTGGC TGTGGATTGCGTGGGGATTTTGAAGCTCCGGAATGCTGATGTTGAGGCTCGGATTGGAGTTGCTGGTTCCAAGAAGAAAAGCACACGAGCCAGACTGGTTTTCAGAGTCAGTATTAGTCGCTCTGACGGGTCCATACTAACATTGCAGACTCCGTCGTCTCCTATTCTGTGCA CTCAGCCCGCTGGCGTGCCTGAAATTCTGAAGAAAAGTCTTCACAGCTGCTCAGTGATGGGGGGAGAAGAGGTGTTTCTAATCGGAAAGAACTTTCTTAAAGGAACAAAAGTCATTTTCCAAGAAAATGTATCAG atGAAAATCCTTGGAAAGGGGAAGCAGAAATTGATATGGAGCTGTTTCATCAG AATCAtttaattgttaaagttcctCCATACCATAATCCAAAAATAAGTTCACCAGTTTGTGTTGGGATATATGTAGTAACAAATGCCGGGAGATCGCATGAAGTACAGCCTTTCACATACACTCCAGAACCAG CTAACATTGTGGAGGTCAGTGTGAAAAAAGAGGTGCCATCCCCAGCCCAGTCCTGCTCCTTCGAAGAATCAACtaaag GTATGAAAACCCAAAGCTGTACAATGGACAAGGCCAGCCTGCTTCCCAGTGCCTTGATGACCAAAAATGAAGAGGTCACCCCCATGGAGGTGTCATCCAACCAGACTGCAACAAACGTCTTCAAG ACTTCTGATGTTATTGGATCAGCACAGCAAACTTTGGACATGAGTTTGAACATATCCTTGAGCAGCATCCCTTTTTCCAACTCTGTGTCTCACCAGTTGGGGGAGCCAGAGCAGCACCAGCAGATCCAGTCCACAAGCTTTTCCAACATTGAGCCTCTGAGCACTATCCAGAAACAAGACATTGCGCCAACCAGCCCCCTGCTCCAGCAGGTCACCCAGCAATATCAGAGACCTGATCTCCTGCTGGATCACAGAGATGCTTTGTCCCAGGAGAGGGTGCCAGACGGAGAGAGCGTGATGGAAATGCAGCAGCTTGGCAAGACATCTCAACAACAACAGCAATCCATAGAGCAGCAACAGCCCATACAGCAACAAACCATGCAGCAGCAACAACCCATACAGCAACAAATCATGCAGCAGCAACAACCCATACAGCAACAAACCATGCAGCAGCAACAATCCATACAGCAACAaaccatgcagcagcagcagcagcaacaatccatgcagcagcagcaacaatccatgcagcagcagcaacaatccatgcagcagcagcaacaatccatgcagcagcagcatcaatccatacagcagcagcaacaaaccATACAGCAACAaaccatgcagcagcagcagcaacaaaccATGCAGCAGCAACAaaccatgcagcagcagcagcaacaaaccatgcagcagcagcagcaacaatccatacagcagcagcagcagcaacaaactATGCAGCAGCAACAaaccatgcagcagcagcagcagcagcaacaatcCATTCAGCAGCAAACCATGCAGCAGCAGCAATCTATACAGCAACACCAGCAGCAATCCCTGCAACTCTCGTCTGACCTCTTTCCAGCAGATGGGGTGGAGCAGCTGGAAAGAGCTGTGCGTCAGCTTCAGGCTAGTTTTTCTCGGGGTAGTGAAGCCAGTCTTGTACAGCAGGTCCTGGAGGTGGCCgtccagcaacagcagcaacaacagcagctgaACTCTGTTCTGTTCAGTCCCAGCTCCGTACCAGGGAgcatgcaacaacaacaacaagtgcAAGAGAACATGAACAACATCTTCCAGCAGGTTAATTCTTCCATGTTCCCATCTCCTGACTCCACCAAGAATCTGGAGAACACTGGGATGCAGACTTCTGAAGGGTCACTAGCTagccagcagcagcaacaggctCTGGAAAACTTAAGCCTCCAGCACCAGCTGCAGTCGGATCTTTTTCCCTCCCAGGTCCAGGGAGCTATGACTGGCCAGATACCCATGCAGTGTGGGTTGTTCCAGGGAGGCTCAGTGAATGAAAATCCGCAACAGCAGCTCACTCCACAGGGTTTGTTCCAGCCCCAAAGCGCAGGGGCTCCTAGTGAAGATGATGGGTCTCAGCCCAAGCAAATGCAGACCAGTGTATTTCAGAACATGGTGCAAACCCAGGGGCAGGTTGGGACCCTTTTTCAGACACCTGAGAGCATGATTCACAGTGGCTCCCAGCAGCAAGGGTCATTGTTCCAGCAAGCAGAGGAGATGCTTTCCATCCAGGTCCCTGGCTTTCTCCAACAGCCTCCCTCACACCCTTCTCCTCCTCAGCTGTTTCACTCCCAGAGCCCCATGAGCGATGCCCAAGACCCTCCGACAACCTTGTTTCAAAATCAGAAACACTCCCCAACTCAGGAGCAGGTTCAAGCTGCCATGTTTCAGAGCTCACTGACAGTGTTGACCAACTCCCCCCTACAACCAGACCAGCAACAGCATGGCTCGGGCCGCTTCCTGTCACAGAATAATGTGACCACACTGCAGTCTGGCCAGATCGCCCAAGAcagcaagcagcagcagcagcaacaacaacttGCTTTCTTGACCTCTCTCCAGAGTTCAGGCTCAACTGAGCAGCAGTCTGTATCTGTTTTCCAGCCCCAGGATAAGAGCTCCCTCCTGCAAGAGAGCACCCCCATGGATCAGCAGCCACAGCAAGATGCAGTGTTCCAAACCATGTCATCTTCAGCAAATGGGCTGTCGCCAAGCCAGCAGGGGGCATTCTTTCAGTCCCAGCATTCTATGGGCTCCTCTCAGGAGCAGCAGCAACAGGCAGGGCTTCTTCTCTTCAGCGGACAAAATCAGATGCAGCAGTTAAACAGCAGTCTCCCTCCCCAGGAGCCTCAGAACCAGGCCATGTTCTTGACCCAGTCCAACTTGGTGTCTGTCAGTCCACAGGAGCAGCCACAGCCGATGTCTTTCGAAAACCAGAGCTCGGTGGCAGGAGGGACGCCACAGAATGAGCAGCCTCAACAGGCCCTCTTCCACAACCCGCAGCAAATGCAGTTAGTGCAGGGTTCCAGCAGTGCCTCTGAGTCTCATGTAACCATCTTCATGCCTCAGGCCTCCCTACCTTCCCTTCAGGGTAGCGTGAGCCAACAGGAGCTGCCCCAAGCAACCATCTTCAGCTCGCAGACGAGCATCCCCTCCCCAGTTCAGCCACAGGGTGTGCTGTTTCACACAGCTGCAACCAGAACAATAAACCAGCCTGGCCAACCTCAGCAGACATCAGGTCTGTTCCTCTTTGGTATTCAGAATG CAGATTGCGGCCAGTTAATCACCTCAGGAGGTTCCACTTTGTCAGATCAATTAATTGCCATCAGTCAGTCGGGTCAGAATCAACGTGAGAAAGAGGCCAGCATCCAGTCTCTGTTAACACAGACAATATCAGAGCCAGGAACCATCCCCAATGCCATGACTGCCTCTCAGAACATGGAGAAGATTGATGACCTGCTGGTGAGCTTGCAGGACCAGAGCAACATGACCCGTTCCTTCTAG